A genomic segment from Tessaracoccus defluvii encodes:
- a CDS encoding LacI family DNA-binding transcriptional regulator, with product MSTDAPRSSAATLSDVAKVAGVSPGTVSRVLSQRGDFRPDTRARVLAAAEALGYDRSWTRRGRRAPEATTVDLIVGQVSHAWSDRAVRGAWHGAVSMGLDLTLTTERLEDDNDDWPSRVVRRGTAGIIIGLAHPSPSQLATLRAAHVPVVLLEPITGSWADVCSVGTTNFEGGYAAGAHLAETGIVDFVSVQARPAYKFVRGRESGFQAAVEASGPDSRLRTVRTGWDGAGPVPELAKVMADRRGRLGVFASNDAIALRCYESAFHAGLRVGVDVLVVGFDDEVRAARATPPLTTLHQPIEQMTAKAVEIICGGAAEELWLNPERHELPANLVIRESTAGPGSG from the coding sequence GTGAGCACAGACGCCCCCAGAAGTTCCGCAGCCACGCTGAGCGACGTCGCGAAGGTGGCGGGGGTCTCGCCCGGGACCGTGTCGCGGGTGCTGAGCCAGCGCGGTGATTTCCGTCCTGACACCCGCGCCCGGGTACTGGCAGCTGCGGAGGCGCTGGGCTATGACCGCTCGTGGACCCGTCGGGGTCGTCGCGCGCCGGAGGCGACCACCGTCGACCTGATCGTCGGCCAGGTGTCCCACGCCTGGAGCGACCGCGCGGTGCGGGGAGCCTGGCACGGAGCCGTGAGCATGGGTCTGGACCTTACTCTCACCACTGAGCGGTTGGAGGACGACAACGACGACTGGCCCAGCCGGGTCGTCCGGCGAGGCACCGCCGGCATCATCATCGGCCTGGCGCACCCCTCACCGTCGCAGCTGGCCACACTGCGGGCGGCGCACGTGCCCGTCGTCCTCCTCGAACCCATCACCGGCTCTTGGGCCGACGTCTGCAGCGTGGGCACGACAAACTTTGAGGGCGGCTACGCCGCCGGGGCGCACCTGGCAGAAACCGGAATCGTCGACTTCGTCAGCGTCCAGGCCAGGCCGGCGTACAAATTCGTTCGCGGGCGGGAGTCGGGCTTCCAAGCCGCGGTCGAGGCCAGCGGTCCCGACAGCAGGCTACGCACCGTGCGCACCGGTTGGGACGGGGCCGGCCCGGTCCCCGAGCTCGCCAAGGTCATGGCCGACCGCAGGGGCAGGCTGGGCGTCTTCGCCTCGAACGACGCCATCGCGCTGCGGTGCTACGAGTCCGCCTTCCACGCCGGGTTGAGGGTGGGCGTCGACGTCCTCGTCGTGGGTTTCGACGACGAGGTGCGCGCGGCACGCGCCACCCCGCCGCTCACCACGCTGCACCAGCCCATCGAGCAGATGACGGCGAAGGCCGTTGAGATCATCTGCGGCGGGGCGGCCGAGGAACTGTGGCTCAATCCTGAACGCCACGAACTCCCCGCGAACCTCGTGATCCGCGAATCCACCGCCGGACCCGGCTCGGGCTAG
- a CDS encoding nucleoside hydrolase, protein MIINTDAKNEADDQFAIVHALLSPSLQVEGIIPAHFGDRRSAHSLEESREEVDLVLRLLGMSERIVVANGAATALPDEDTPMDSPGARLIIHAARRPGRLFLIFLGPLTDMASALLLDPALRHNRDLTVVWIGGSPYDGVHGDEPAGEFNLSNDVAAANVVMRSGVAVWQIPWSVYTMVSVGYAELDARVAPFGKLGEYLVRQLKDFNASFADVEEMEYRSLGDSPAVGVVLNPRGAVWRLHPVRIFDEHARLSGVVVPGRTVQVADSVDVRWLLEDMFAKIQRFASLGAEA, encoded by the coding sequence GTGATCATCAATACCGATGCCAAGAACGAAGCTGACGATCAATTCGCAATTGTGCACGCACTGCTCTCACCCTCGCTGCAGGTGGAGGGGATCATTCCGGCACACTTCGGAGACCGCCGTTCGGCGCACAGCCTGGAGGAGAGCCGTGAGGAGGTCGATCTGGTTCTGCGACTACTTGGCATGTCCGAGAGGATTGTGGTGGCTAATGGGGCTGCGACGGCCCTGCCGGACGAAGATACCCCCATGGACTCGCCCGGCGCGCGCCTGATCATCCACGCAGCGCGCAGACCGGGGCGGTTGTTCCTCATCTTCCTCGGACCTCTTACGGACATGGCGAGTGCTCTGCTGCTGGATCCTGCGCTGCGACACAACCGGGACCTCACGGTGGTATGGATCGGGGGCAGCCCGTATGACGGCGTTCATGGAGACGAGCCCGCAGGGGAGTTCAACCTGTCCAACGATGTCGCCGCAGCGAACGTCGTGATGCGGTCGGGGGTCGCGGTGTGGCAGATCCCCTGGTCGGTCTACACGATGGTCTCGGTTGGATACGCTGAGCTGGATGCGCGCGTGGCGCCCTTCGGAAAGCTGGGCGAGTACCTGGTTCGGCAGCTCAAGGACTTCAATGCGTCCTTCGCCGATGTTGAGGAGATGGAGTACCGCTCGCTCGGAGACTCACCCGCCGTTGGAGTGGTGCTCAACCCGCGCGGTGCGGTGTGGCGTCTCCACCCAGTGAGGATCTTCGATGAACACGCACGATTGTCCGGAGTGGTGGTACCCGGCCGAACCGTGCAGGTCGCTGACTCAGTCGACGTCCGGTGGCTCCTGGAAGACATGTTCGCCAAGATCCAACGTTTCGCCTCCCTTGGTGCTGAGGCCTGA
- a CDS encoding BTAD domain-containing protein, which translates to MSASMRFSLHFSGSEVFQQSRAARTLLDELDADDHAERARLLAILTAASVFFDPQAAASAAADAAAAAERAGDGVSRAWALIASSVSDLSCATTEQRLEMTREVIQISMDTGEAAFLPMSFFLHLAALAELGRMSELDLALSPVGPILGHFPELKDGRHVTWFRCFQAMLRGDVRDAEQLAQQGLAVSQADDPDAQAVYVGQLAIIRWMQGRVVELEPLFLQVRQAAPHEPVWAVCLAWMWLKQGRTSAARSLVAALPPVAELPIDRNWLSTLCILTEVAHQLHQTELARDLYAALVPYQDRLMTVGLGIAFWGTVARPLALAARTMGDTGLAISHYRHGIEVASRCGAHPWLAELQWELARLLGDQADEAAHDEAVALAVESLATAQALHLHTTEEMASRTLAALRSASALRQRSSSVGTELDVARARIQVFSGFVVTSVDGSEGRWQSRKARQMLKILIARRGTAMSRGTLMDMLWPDVPPHQLTNRFSVAAAAVRRALDPSSVLERDAFLGYRDGLIQLRIDALDIDAEQFLTTAESALAEPATATERIERLSAALSLYTGEPLQEEQSELWAADFRREIHEVFFSAAHTLAELFAAEGDHLSRLETYRRVLALDEFDQRAHEGVISSLTELGAHGRADAAREEYVRTVGSLGVPLGEALVRRRD; encoded by the coding sequence ATGTCAGCGTCGATGCGGTTCTCTCTCCACTTTTCCGGTTCAGAGGTCTTCCAGCAGTCCCGGGCTGCGCGCACGCTGCTGGACGAGCTGGACGCCGACGACCATGCGGAGCGGGCCAGGCTGCTGGCGATCCTCACGGCCGCGAGCGTGTTCTTCGACCCCCAGGCAGCGGCGTCGGCAGCTGCGGATGCCGCTGCCGCCGCTGAGCGGGCCGGGGACGGCGTGTCGCGTGCGTGGGCGTTGATCGCGTCCAGCGTGTCCGACCTGTCGTGCGCCACCACCGAGCAACGGCTGGAGATGACGCGCGAGGTCATCCAGATCTCGATGGATACCGGCGAGGCGGCGTTCCTGCCGATGAGCTTCTTCCTACACCTGGCCGCCCTCGCGGAACTGGGGAGGATGTCGGAACTCGACCTGGCGCTCAGCCCGGTCGGCCCAATCCTCGGTCACTTCCCGGAACTGAAGGACGGTCGACACGTCACGTGGTTCCGGTGTTTCCAGGCGATGCTCAGGGGCGACGTGCGTGACGCCGAACAGCTCGCGCAGCAGGGACTCGCCGTCTCGCAGGCCGACGACCCAGACGCCCAGGCCGTCTACGTCGGACAGCTGGCCATCATCCGCTGGATGCAGGGGCGGGTGGTGGAACTCGAGCCCCTGTTCCTGCAGGTCCGCCAGGCCGCGCCGCACGAGCCCGTGTGGGCGGTGTGCCTGGCCTGGATGTGGCTGAAGCAGGGGCGCACCAGCGCGGCCCGGTCGCTCGTCGCGGCGCTGCCGCCCGTCGCGGAACTGCCCATCGACCGCAACTGGCTCTCCACACTCTGCATCCTGACCGAGGTCGCCCATCAGCTTCACCAGACGGAACTGGCGCGGGACCTCTACGCCGCGCTGGTCCCCTATCAGGATCGCCTGATGACCGTCGGGCTCGGGATCGCGTTCTGGGGGACCGTGGCCAGGCCGCTGGCGCTGGCCGCGAGGACGATGGGCGACACCGGCCTCGCGATCTCCCACTATCGCCACGGCATCGAGGTGGCGAGCCGCTGCGGCGCCCATCCGTGGTTGGCCGAATTGCAGTGGGAACTGGCCAGACTGCTCGGCGACCAGGCAGACGAGGCCGCGCACGACGAGGCAGTCGCGCTCGCCGTCGAATCGCTCGCCACCGCGCAGGCCCTGCACCTGCACACGACCGAGGAGATGGCCTCGCGCACCCTCGCCGCACTGCGCAGCGCTTCGGCGCTCCGGCAACGATCATCCTCGGTGGGGACGGAGCTGGACGTCGCCCGCGCCAGGATCCAGGTATTCAGCGGATTCGTCGTCACCTCCGTCGACGGATCCGAAGGGCGATGGCAGTCGCGCAAGGCCAGGCAGATGCTCAAGATCCTCATCGCCCGACGGGGCACCGCGATGAGCAGGGGCACGTTGATGGACATGCTCTGGCCCGACGTGCCGCCTCACCAGTTGACCAACCGGTTCTCGGTCGCGGCCGCGGCGGTGAGACGCGCGCTCGACCCGTCGTCGGTCCTGGAACGCGACGCGTTCCTCGGGTACCGCGACGGGCTCATCCAGCTGCGCATCGACGCCCTGGACATCGACGCCGAGCAGTTCCTCACCACCGCGGAGAGTGCCCTCGCCGAACCTGCCACCGCCACCGAACGCATCGAGCGGCTCAGCGCCGCGTTGTCGCTCTACACGGGCGAGCCGTTGCAGGAGGAGCAGAGCGAGCTCTGGGCAGCGGACTTCCGTCGCGAGATCCACGAGGTCTTCTTCTCCGCGGCCCACACCCTGGCCGAACTGTTCGCCGCGGAGGGTGACCACCTCTCCCGCCTCGAGACCTATCGGCGTGTGCTCGCGCTCGACGAGTTCGACCAGCGGGCCCACGAGGGTGTGATCAGCTCATTGACGGAGCTGGGCGCCCACGGCCGCGCGGACGCCGCCCGCGAGGAGTACGTCCGCACCGTCGGTTCCCTCGGCGTTCCGCTGGGAGAGGCCCTGGTGCGGCGCCGGGACTGA
- a CDS encoding rhodanese-like domain-containing protein produces the protein MSRIRALLAVLLGLSAIVLSACGAQEQMEIRADTIVIDVRTPEEYGSGHLDGAVNIDVNSGVFAEQIATLDPAGDYVVYCRSGNRSAQAVKIMEGLGFEEVRDAGGVNAAADATGLEIVTN, from the coding sequence ATGTCCCGCATCCGTGCCCTTCTCGCCGTGCTCCTCGGGCTGTCGGCCATCGTTCTGTCCGCCTGCGGCGCCCAGGAACAGATGGAAATCAGGGCCGACACGATCGTCATCGACGTCCGCACCCCCGAGGAGTACGGCTCCGGACATCTGGACGGCGCCGTCAACATCGACGTGAACTCCGGCGTCTTCGCCGAGCAGATCGCGACGCTGGACCCGGCCGGCGACTACGTCGTCTACTGCCGCTCGGGCAACCGGTCCGCACAGGCCGTGAAGATCATGGAGGGCCTCGGGTTCGAGGAGGTACGCGACGCCGGTGGCGTGAACGCGGCAGCCGACGCCACCGGCCTCGAGATCGTCACGAACTGA
- a CDS encoding Hsp20/alpha crystallin family protein encodes MARNFDPFRDMERLFSEVARPSQPGLAMDLYRTGDHFVAAFDLPGVDPSSIDIDIDDRTLTVRAERVNGHSGDDVKWLVRERSAGTVARQLALGRGIDTNAISADYTDGVLTLIIPVAEESKPRKISVQHSGRGREISSGDSDVIKGESEEG; translated from the coding sequence ATGGCACGCAATTTCGACCCGTTCCGAGACATGGAGCGCCTGTTCAGCGAGGTGGCCCGTCCCTCCCAGCCCGGCCTGGCGATGGACCTTTACCGCACGGGTGACCACTTCGTCGCAGCGTTCGATCTTCCCGGCGTCGACCCCTCGTCCATCGACATCGACATCGACGACAGGACGCTCACCGTCCGCGCCGAGCGGGTCAATGGCCACAGCGGCGACGACGTGAAGTGGCTTGTACGTGAGCGCAGCGCCGGCACCGTGGCCCGCCAGCTGGCGTTGGGTCGAGGCATCGACACCAACGCCATCTCCGCCGATTACACCGACGGTGTTCTGACACTCATCATCCCGGTGGCGGAAGAGTCCAAGCCGCGCAAGATCTCGGTGCAGCACTCCGGCCGGGGCCGTGAGATCAGCTCCGGCGACTCGGACGTCATCAAGGGAGAGTCCGAGGAAGGCTGA
- a CDS encoding SDR family NAD(P)-dependent oxidoreductase → MATLAIVGAGRGLGAAVARRFGREGFSIALISRDQAKLDALAERLESEGVTARGYSADVRDGAALEAALTAAAKDLGPITALQYSPLPARAYLEPVLDLTPELALDALSFSALGLITAARTVLPAMREAGEGTIILINGGTSVKARAGFSGTSVAFPAESAYGEMLHEALSDEGVRVFQLVIPGSIPKLSIDGGVDGVAERIWELHTSTTEFRTMLIPLEEGRE, encoded by the coding sequence GTGGCAACGTTGGCAATCGTGGGAGCTGGCCGCGGCTTGGGCGCCGCGGTCGCGCGCCGGTTCGGACGGGAAGGATTCTCGATCGCGCTGATCTCGCGCGATCAGGCGAAACTCGACGCCCTGGCCGAAAGACTCGAATCCGAGGGGGTGACGGCGCGCGGCTACTCGGCCGATGTCCGCGACGGCGCGGCCCTCGAGGCCGCCCTGACAGCAGCGGCCAAGGACCTCGGCCCGATCACTGCACTGCAGTACAGCCCACTGCCCGCCCGCGCGTACCTCGAGCCGGTGCTCGACCTCACTCCCGAGCTTGCACTGGATGCGCTGAGCTTCTCGGCGCTGGGCTTGATCACGGCGGCGCGAACCGTCCTTCCCGCCATGCGGGAGGCCGGTGAAGGAACGATCATCCTGATCAACGGCGGCACCTCGGTGAAGGCCCGGGCCGGATTCTCGGGGACGTCGGTGGCCTTCCCCGCCGAGAGCGCCTACGGCGAGATGCTCCACGAAGCCCTGTCCGACGAGGGCGTTCGCGTGTTCCAGCTCGTCATCCCGGGCTCGATCCCGAAGCTGTCGATCGACGGCGGCGTGGACGGCGTGGCAGAGCGGATCTGGGAGCTGCACACCTCCACGACCGAGTTCCGCACCATGCTCATCCCGCTCGAGGAGGGCCGCGAGTAG